In Halovivax gelatinilyticus, the following are encoded in one genomic region:
- a CDS encoding Gfo/Idh/MocA family protein: MYQVGIVGCGVIGSRLATAFEAHERTEIRAVCDRVAERAESMAETYDCEAVTAVGDLVSIDTIDIVYVGVPPKHHAAVVRTALDAETHVICEKPIAETATVGRELTVLARESDRTTAINFPFRYTPGFVDMRERIAAGEIGTPKRVTLSFRFPRWPREWQDVDWLAGREQGGPLREVGSHFVFGTQELFGSISDVTADVRYTGPETYEESIVGTFLAGGDAGDAFGADPEPVEGGTEGVVALDEPVHGTIDLLCDCAGSEENAITVEGTEGSLSLRAWRRLVADPGEPDERVLTDDSGETTLALIDEFVTELDGGDGDLVSFAAATRVQAVVDELLGI, from the coding sequence ATGTACCAGGTCGGTATCGTCGGTTGCGGCGTCATCGGGTCGCGCCTCGCGACGGCGTTCGAGGCCCACGAGCGGACGGAAATCCGGGCCGTCTGCGATCGCGTCGCCGAGCGCGCGGAGTCCATGGCGGAGACCTACGACTGTGAGGCGGTCACCGCGGTGGGCGATCTCGTCTCGATCGACACGATTGACATCGTCTACGTCGGCGTCCCGCCGAAACATCACGCGGCCGTCGTCCGGACCGCTCTCGACGCCGAAACGCACGTCATCTGCGAGAAGCCGATCGCCGAGACCGCGACGGTCGGGCGCGAACTGACGGTTCTCGCCCGCGAGAGCGATCGCACGACCGCCATCAACTTTCCGTTTCGCTACACGCCGGGGTTCGTGGACATGCGCGAGCGGATCGCAGCCGGCGAGATCGGGACGCCCAAACGCGTTACGCTCAGTTTTCGCTTTCCGCGGTGGCCCCGCGAGTGGCAGGACGTCGACTGGCTCGCCGGTCGCGAGCAGGGCGGCCCGCTCCGGGAGGTCGGCAGTCACTTCGTCTTCGGAACGCAGGAGCTGTTCGGTTCGATCAGCGACGTCACGGCCGACGTCCGATATACGGGCCCGGAGACGTACGAAGAGTCCATCGTCGGTACGTTCCTCGCGGGTGGCGACGCCGGCGATGCGTTCGGAGCGGATCCTGAGCCCGTCGAAGGCGGCACCGAGGGCGTCGTCGCCCTCGACGAGCCCGTCCACGGGACGATCGACCTCCTCTGTGACTGCGCCGGGAGCGAGGAGAACGCCATCACCGTCGAGGGGACCGAGGGATCGCTGTCGTTGCGGGCCTGGCGCCGCCTGGTGGCCGACCCCGGCGAACCGGACGAGCGGGTGCTCACCGACGACTCCGGCGAGACGACGCTCGCGCTGATCGACGAGTTCGTGACCGAACTCGACGGCGGCGACGGCGACCTCGTCAGCTTCGCGGCGGCGACGCGGGTGCAGGCGGTCGTCGACGAGCTTCTCGGCATTTGA
- a CDS encoding UvrD-helicase domain-containing protein has protein sequence MTASDTTVTRLFGGPGSGKTTALLDHVEEILDEEDVTFRDILVVSYTRAAAQEVRERLATRLDESPRALQGNVCTMHAKAYELLGLSRGDVIGEKDKEAFCEDFGLEYEDEYSGAGRRTARSTTIGNKIIATSQWLQRTRREVADWYDVPFQWDVEEVRLPPDIDPNAQEGNKYTPTWPSDDDRIDVPEAIRGWRNYKGQEGKVGFADMLERVRQRSLVPNVDYLVIDEFQDITTLQYDVYEEWKPHVEQVLIAGDDDQVVYSWQGADPALLLDEAVDDDVILPNSYRLPSNVLNAVNREIRHIDVRQDKDLNPRKEGGVVEAETNKSMLDLVRMVRRTLVEDDGTIMLLFRARYQMFQFVDEFITEGVPFTALTDQRMWTDRLTQYVRAVEAIEDGNDLDGLQARRLADMLQDSAFGTNERDALFDEIDELKEEAGVDDLEELTVPASVIDEHVPFMPGPNSASDMLRKVTSFQKKSVKAYFAIGEYRGMETDRVRVGTIHSAKGREADHVFVATDLTEKVVEQMVATIEDRSNADDDGGITDIPGCEEFTKTTSPVPILTDNERRVFYVGMSRARERLVLLENLVDGAPTVPIDVLLNNELTGADLDELVEEIQQPEELEAEPA, from the coding sequence ATGACCGCGAGTGATACGACGGTTACCCGACTCTTCGGCGGACCCGGGAGCGGGAAGACCACAGCACTTCTCGACCACGTCGAAGAGATTCTCGACGAAGAGGACGTCACGTTCCGCGACATCCTCGTCGTCTCGTACACGCGTGCGGCCGCCCAGGAGGTTCGCGAGCGGCTGGCTACGCGCCTCGACGAATCGCCCCGCGCGCTCCAGGGCAACGTCTGTACGATGCACGCGAAAGCCTACGAGCTACTCGGGCTCTCGCGCGGCGACGTCATCGGCGAGAAGGACAAGGAGGCCTTCTGCGAGGACTTCGGCCTCGAGTACGAAGACGAGTACTCGGGCGCGGGCCGGCGAACCGCCCGATCGACGACGATCGGCAACAAGATCATCGCGACGAGCCAGTGGCTCCAGCGGACCCGGCGGGAGGTCGCAGACTGGTACGACGTCCCGTTCCAGTGGGACGTAGAAGAGGTCAGGCTCCCGCCCGACATCGACCCTAACGCCCAGGAGGGCAACAAGTACACGCCGACGTGGCCCTCGGACGACGACCGAATCGACGTCCCCGAGGCGATCCGCGGCTGGCGCAACTACAAGGGTCAGGAGGGCAAGGTCGGCTTCGCCGACATGCTCGAACGCGTCAGGCAGCGCTCGCTCGTTCCGAACGTCGACTACCTGGTGATCGACGAATTCCAGGACATCACCACCCTGCAGTACGACGTCTACGAGGAGTGGAAACCCCACGTCGAGCAGGTGCTCATCGCCGGCGACGACGACCAGGTCGTCTACTCCTGGCAGGGCGCCGATCCGGCGCTCCTGCTCGACGAAGCCGTCGACGATGACGTCATCCTGCCTAACTCCTATCGGCTCCCGTCGAACGTCCTGAACGCGGTCAACCGCGAGATCCGCCACATCGACGTTCGCCAGGACAAGGACTTAAATCCCCGCAAGGAAGGCGGCGTCGTCGAGGCCGAAACGAACAAGTCGATGCTCGATCTCGTCCGGATGGTCCGCCGGACACTCGTCGAGGACGACGGCACCATCATGTTGCTCTTTCGGGCGCGCTATCAGATGTTCCAGTTCGTCGATGAGTTCATCACCGAAGGCGTCCCCTTCACGGCGCTAACCGACCAGCGCATGTGGACCGACCGGCTCACCCAGTACGTCCGCGCGGTCGAGGCGATCGAGGACGGAAACGACCTCGACGGACTGCAGGCGCGACGGCTGGCGGACATGCTCCAGGACTCGGCGTTCGGGACGAACGAGCGCGACGCGCTGTTCGACGAGATCGACGAGTTGAAAGAAGAAGCCGGCGTCGACGACTTAGAAGAGTTGACCGTCCCGGCGTCGGTGATCGACGAGCACGTCCCGTTCATGCCGGGGCCGAACTCGGCCTCGGACATGCTCCGGAAGGTGACGAGCTTCCAGAAAAAGTCCGTCAAGGCCTACTTCGCCATCGGCGAGTACCGGGGAATGGAGACGGATCGAGTGCGCGTCGGGACGATCCACTCCGCGAAGGGTCGCGAAGCCGACCACGTCTTCGTCGCCACCGACCTGACCGAGAAGGTCGTCGAACAGATGGTCGCCACCATCGAGGACCGTTCGAACGCCGACGACGACGGCGGCATCACCGACATCCCCGGCTGCGAGGAGTTCACCAAGACCACCTCGCCCGTCCCCATCCTCACCGACAACGAACGGCGGGTCTTCTACGTCGGCATGTCTCGCGCGCGAGAACGGCTCGTCCTGCTCGAGAATCTGGTCGACGGTGCGCCGACGGTTCCCATCGACGTCCTGCTCAACAACGAACTCACCGGCGCCGACCTCGACGAACTCGTCGAGGAGATCCAGCAGCCCGAAGAACTCGAAGCCGAACCAGCGTGA
- a CDS encoding helix-turn-helix domain-containing protein — protein MSVIVEFSLSTEDFVFGSALETVEDMRIELEAIVPTGSRIVPYFWATGEDFEGFERHVLADPDIESITQLDRIDDTALYRTEWTRDVNGILYGLGETEAVVLESMTVRDGWHFRIRFPNHDLLGQFYNFCTEREISVHIDRSYTLTEASRAGRIFDLTPEQREAIVLAVQRGYYRVPRETDLTEIAAELGISQQAASKRVRRGADRVLRGALLDPGERF, from the coding sequence GTGAGCGTCATCGTCGAATTCAGCCTCTCGACCGAGGACTTCGTCTTCGGGTCGGCGCTCGAGACGGTCGAGGACATGCGCATCGAACTCGAAGCGATCGTTCCCACGGGAAGTCGCATCGTCCCGTACTTCTGGGCGACGGGCGAGGACTTCGAGGGGTTCGAACGCCACGTCCTCGCCGATCCGGACATCGAGAGTATTACGCAGCTCGATCGGATCGACGACACGGCCCTGTACCGGACGGAGTGGACGCGAGACGTAAACGGTATCCTCTACGGACTCGGCGAAACCGAGGCCGTCGTCCTCGAGTCGATGACGGTCCGCGACGGGTGGCACTTTCGTATCCGATTTCCGAACCACGACCTGCTCGGACAGTTTTACAACTTCTGTACCGAACGGGAGATTTCGGTGCACATCGACCGTTCGTACACGCTCACCGAAGCGTCGCGCGCCGGCCGCATCTTCGATCTGACGCCCGAACAGCGCGAAGCGATCGTCCTCGCCGTCCAGCGCGGCTACTATCGTGTCCCGCGTGAGACCGACCTGACGGAGATCGCAGCCGAACTGGGTATCTCACAGCAAGCTGCATCCAAACGAGTACGACGCGGTGCGGACAGGGTCCTCCGGGGAGCGTTACTCGATCCGGGCGAGCGGTTCTAA
- a CDS encoding ArsR/SmtB family transcription factor: MTQRSREETIADLFPVVAHPTRRSVLRTLRRTDHPTVETLARDLTERRAGEVDEDLSVALHHQHLPYLADVGVIDYDPDAGTIASTDATDAAYDLLDAVSN; this comes from the coding sequence ATGACCCAGCGCTCACGCGAGGAGACCATCGCCGACCTGTTTCCGGTGGTCGCCCATCCGACGCGTCGATCTGTCCTGCGCACGCTTCGGCGGACCGATCACCCGACGGTCGAGACGCTCGCTCGTGATCTCACGGAGCGGCGAGCGGGCGAGGTCGACGAGGATCTCTCGGTGGCGTTGCACCACCAGCACCTGCCTTACCTGGCTGACGTCGGCGTGATCGACTACGACCCCGACGCGGGAACGATCGCGTCGACCGACGCCACTGACGCGGCCTACGACCTCCTGGACGCCGTCTCGAACTGA
- a CDS encoding DUF7344 domain-containing protein has protein sequence MADGGGPDSGRTSDDGSPDLASLTRHQAVTESLDCIYELLASARRRYLLYYLRTADETVVELEAAANAIQAYEAAGTDTGDRPPRRTIEIDLHNVHLPRLADAGMCQYDPAQGLIRYEPHPALEELVEHARHKELE, from the coding sequence ATGGCTGACGGAGGGGGTCCGGATTCGGGTAGAACGAGCGACGACGGGAGTCCCGATCTCGCCTCGCTAACCCGTCATCAGGCGGTCACCGAGTCTCTCGATTGCATCTACGAGCTGTTAGCGAGCGCCCGTCGACGGTACCTGTTGTACTACTTGCGCACTGCGGACGAGACGGTCGTCGAACTCGAAGCGGCCGCGAATGCGATCCAGGCGTACGAAGCCGCCGGAACGGATACCGGCGATCGGCCCCCGCGACGGACCATCGAAATCGACTTGCACAACGTTCATCTCCCGCGACTGGCGGATGCGGGAATGTGCCAGTACGATCCAGCGCAGGGACTAATTCGATACGAACCACATCCGGCGTTAGAGGAACTGGTCGAACACGCTCGGCACAAAGAGCTGGAGTGA
- a CDS encoding DUF7533 family protein: protein MAGIVETIKLAGILILAIPAALAGVEFLFVRGEPLIGAGLIAVAIALVALRRYLALPTGLSGVLASRAEEAITPDDEAE from the coding sequence ATGGCAGGAATCGTCGAGACGATCAAGCTCGCGGGGATTCTCATCCTCGCGATCCCGGCGGCGCTCGCCGGAGTCGAATTTCTCTTCGTCCGGGGCGAACCGCTGATCGGGGCGGGCCTGATCGCGGTGGCGATCGCTCTCGTCGCGCTCAGACGGTATCTCGCACTTCCGACCGGCCTCTCCGGCGTGCTCGCGAGCCGCGCCGAAGAGGCGATCACGCCGGACGACGAGGCTGAGTGA
- a CDS encoding M24 family metallopeptidase translates to MRRAPEAIRRAIDERDAVAYVHVGPPTAPAGRYLIDQDGAGKQPTDTDHHAVAVLDERLHEPPGSTHAAERLATRLADRGRSGTLLVPATLPHDAALHLERGGFDLASSDALGRARAKKTDDEREEIRRAQQVAAAGVRRAATVLAPASDETREESTSEVDPALVSNGEPFAPENLRRRVDAAVVEGGGFPGGRTEIDAADPIALGEPVVCRLAPRTADGYHGRLTRTFVPGTDGGWERRAHVAVESALRSARTMLSAGPSTVREVEVELIAEVGSFGFADAARADVVGLGLEPRERPIDGATEIEPETVVSLEAGVEADAGASVVLGDVLAVDDGNADWLTRPTRSLDPVAHDE, encoded by the coding sequence GTGAGGCGGGCGCCGGAGGCGATCCGTCGGGCGATCGACGAGCGCGACGCGGTGGCCTACGTCCACGTCGGTCCGCCGACCGCGCCGGCGGGTCGCTACCTGATCGACCAGGACGGGGCGGGAAAACAGCCGACCGACACCGATCACCACGCGGTCGCCGTGCTCGACGAGCGCCTCCACGAGCCGCCGGGATCGACCCACGCCGCCGAGCGACTGGCGACGCGACTCGCCGATCGCGGGCGCTCGGGAACGCTGCTCGTCCCGGCGACGCTGCCCCACGACGCGGCGCTCCACCTCGAACGCGGCGGTTTCGACCTGGCTTCGAGCGACGCGCTCGGGCGGGCACGGGCGAAAAAGACCGACGACGAGCGCGAGGAGATTCGGCGAGCCCAGCAGGTCGCCGCGGCGGGCGTTCGCCGGGCGGCGACCGTCCTCGCTCCGGCGAGCGACGAAACCCGCGAGGAGTCGACGTCCGAAGTCGATCCGGCACTCGTCTCGAACGGCGAACCGTTCGCGCCGGAGAACCTCCGCAGACGAGTCGACGCGGCCGTGGTCGAAGGCGGCGGGTTCCCCGGCGGGCGAACCGAGATCGACGCGGCCGATCCGATCGCGCTCGGCGAACCGGTCGTCTGTCGACTCGCTCCCCGAACGGCCGATGGGTATCACGGACGACTCACGAGAACGTTCGTTCCGGGAACCGACGGCGGCTGGGAGCGCCGCGCACACGTCGCCGTCGAGAGCGCGCTTCGGTCCGCACGGACGATGCTGTCGGCCGGGCCGTCGACGGTCCGCGAAGTCGAAGTCGAGCTGATCGCCGAGGTCGGATCGTTCGGCTTCGCCGACGCGGCGCGCGCCGACGTCGTCGGCCTCGGGCTCGAACCCCGCGAACGACCGATCGACGGCGCGACGGAGATCGAACCGGAGACCGTCGTCTCGCTCGAAGCGGGCGTCGAGGCCGACGCTGGCGCGTCGGTCGTTCTCGGCGACGTTCTCGCCGTCGACGACGGGAACGCGGACTGGCTCACTCGACCGACCCGGTCGCTCGATCCGGTCGCTCACGACGAGTGA
- a CDS encoding HVO_0416 family zinc finger protein has protein sequence MGATPDGTDDVFDQFLTDRGHTTERVGWERDRRKKQCPECRGLHDSAATACTVCGWSPSP, from the coding sequence ATGGGAGCTACTCCCGACGGCACGGACGACGTGTTCGACCAGTTTCTCACCGATCGCGGACACACCACCGAGCGCGTAGGCTGGGAACGGGATCGACGGAAAAAACAGTGTCCGGAGTGTCGCGGCCTTCACGACAGCGCGGCGACGGCGTGTACCGTCTGTGGGTGGTCTCCGAGCCCGTGA
- the ubaA gene encoding SAMP-activating enzyme E1, whose amino-acid sequence MSDLSLDATQLDRYSRHVIMDEVGPEGQARLLDGSVLVVGAGGLGSPVIQYLAAAGVGRLGIVDDDVVERSNLQRQIVHADADVGRPKVESAADYVARLNPDVDVETYETRLDADSIEEIAGSYDVVCDASDNFATRYLCNDYCVLSGTPLSHGAIYRFEGQAITFENDGEGPCYRCLFPEAPEPGTVPDCATTGVLGVLPGTVGCIQATEVVKLLTGIGDTLSGRLLLYDAAGMTVETVEVHPSPDCPVCGSNRAIDSVDDVTYEARCAIGAD is encoded by the coding sequence ATGAGCGACCTCTCACTCGACGCGACCCAGCTCGATCGCTACTCGCGTCACGTCATCATGGACGAGGTGGGTCCCGAGGGCCAGGCTCGCCTGCTAGACGGCTCCGTGCTGGTCGTCGGTGCCGGCGGGCTGGGCTCGCCGGTCATCCAGTACCTCGCGGCGGCAGGCGTCGGCCGACTCGGCATCGTCGACGACGACGTCGTCGAGCGCTCGAACCTCCAGCGCCAGATCGTCCACGCTGACGCCGACGTCGGTCGGCCGAAAGTCGAGAGCGCGGCCGACTACGTAGCCCGCCTGAACCCGGACGTCGACGTCGAGACCTACGAGACGCGCCTCGACGCCGATTCGATCGAGGAGATCGCCGGCTCGTACGACGTCGTCTGCGACGCGAGCGACAACTTCGCGACGCGCTATCTCTGTAACGACTACTGCGTGCTCTCGGGAACGCCGCTGTCTCACGGCGCCATCTACCGCTTCGAGGGCCAGGCGATCACGTTCGAAAACGACGGCGAGGGGCCGTGCTACCGGTGTCTCTTCCCCGAAGCGCCCGAACCCGGAACGGTCCCCGACTGCGCCACGACCGGCGTTCTCGGCGTCCTCCCCGGTACGGTCGGGTGTATCCAGGCGACCGAGGTCGTCAAGCTCCTCACCGGCATCGGCGACACCCTGTCGGGTCGGTTGCTCCTCTACGACGCGGCCGGCATGACCGTCGAGACCGTCGAGGTCCACCCGTCGCCCGACTGCCCCGTCTGCGGTTCGAATCGGGCGATCGACTCGGTGGACGACGTCACCTACGAGGCGCGGTGCGCGATCGGCGCGGACTGA
- a CDS encoding response regulator, producing MNRYSNERATILLVEDNPGDVRLTREALAEGEIDASLDVVTDGVSALEYLRQRGEYADVEPPALVLLDLNLPRKSGDEVLAEIREDPDRSRLPVIVLTSSNADEDVARSYDLSANAYLTKPIDADHFVEAIRAMERFWLRDVHLPPE from the coding sequence GTGAACCGTTATTCGAACGAGCGAGCCACCATCCTGCTCGTCGAGGACAACCCCGGCGACGTGCGACTCACGCGGGAGGCGCTCGCCGAGGGAGAAATCGACGCCTCACTCGACGTCGTCACCGACGGCGTGTCAGCGCTGGAGTATCTCCGCCAGCGCGGCGAGTACGCGGACGTCGAACCGCCGGCTCTCGTGTTGCTCGACCTCAATCTGCCGCGAAAGAGCGGCGACGAGGTGCTCGCCGAGATCCGCGAGGATCCGGACCGGTCGCGCCTTCCCGTGATCGTGTTGACCAGTTCGAACGCCGACGAAGACGTCGCCAGATCGTACGATCTCTCCGCCAACGCCTACCTGACGAAACCCATCGATGCCGATCACTTCGTCGAAGCGATCCGTGCGATGGAGCGATTCTGGCTCCGAGACGTACACCTGCCTCCGGAGTGA
- a CDS encoding riboflavin synthase: MFTGIVEETGEVTDRESTADGLRLRISADEVVSDVSHGASISVNGVCLTVERYEIGEWFEVFLASETVDRTYLGEVGVGDEVNVERAMAASGRFDGHVVQGHVDAVATVREIEPVGEDWYFEFELPDGYDRYVVEKGSITLDGISLTVAELDGTHVTVAIVPTTYELTTLSGKSPGDPVHLEVDVLAKYVESILETDE, translated from the coding sequence ATGTTCACCGGCATCGTCGAGGAGACGGGCGAGGTTACCGATCGAGAGTCGACGGCAGACGGGTTGCGCCTGCGAATCAGCGCGGACGAGGTGGTTAGCGACGTCAGCCACGGCGCGAGCATCAGCGTCAACGGCGTCTGTCTCACCGTCGAGCGCTACGAGATCGGGGAGTGGTTCGAGGTGTTTCTCGCGAGCGAGACCGTCGATCGAACCTACCTCGGCGAGGTCGGCGTCGGCGACGAGGTAAACGTCGAGCGGGCGATGGCGGCGAGCGGACGGTTCGACGGCCACGTCGTCCAGGGCCACGTCGACGCCGTCGCGACGGTTCGCGAGATCGAACCGGTCGGCGAAGACTGGTACTTCGAATTCGAGTTACCGGACGGCTACGACCGGTACGTCGTCGAGAAGGGGTCGATCACGCTCGACGGAATCAGCCTCACCGTCGCTGAACTCGACGGAACGCACGTCACGGTCGCCATCGTTCCGACCACCTACGAGCTGACGACGCTGTCCGGAAAGTCGCCGGGTGATCCCGTCCACCTCGAAGTCGACGTGCTGGCGAAGTACGTCGAGTCGATTCTCGAGACGGACGAATAG
- a CDS encoding HalOD1 output domain-containing protein has product MDERSDDSAVVTRQFDTESADLNVEVVSVIADLEERRVEDLPPLYNCIDHVLEHLFENPPSESASVVVSFSYQNYRITVEQDGTARFERTA; this is encoded by the coding sequence ATGGACGAGCGGAGCGACGATTCGGCCGTCGTCACCCGGCAGTTCGACACCGAGAGCGCCGATCTGAACGTCGAAGTCGTCTCGGTCATCGCCGACCTCGAGGAGCGTCGGGTCGAAGACTTACCGCCGCTGTACAATTGCATCGATCACGTCTTAGAACACCTCTTCGAGAATCCGCCGAGCGAGAGCGCCTCGGTGGTGGTCTCGTTTTCCTACCAGAACTACCGCATCACCGTCGAGCAGGACGGCACCGCTCGATTCGAACGAACCGCGTGA
- a CDS encoding desampylase encodes MLVVPDAVRNAIIDRAVEGAPNEVCGVLAGTDGNHVRIVDRAIPTPNAAVEPETTYEIDPVTLLETVESIEAGGDDVVGFYHSHPTGPPEPSATDVADATWEGYAYLICSLDPTITLGVWRWTGDRFVRERVRSGLRGSRTREC; translated from the coding sequence ATGCTCGTCGTCCCCGACGCCGTCCGGAACGCGATCATCGATCGCGCCGTCGAGGGCGCTCCGAACGAGGTCTGCGGCGTGCTCGCCGGAACCGACGGAAATCACGTGCGTATCGTCGACCGCGCCATCCCGACGCCGAACGCGGCCGTCGAGCCGGAAACCACCTACGAGATCGACCCAGTGACCCTCCTCGAAACGGTCGAGTCGATCGAAGCCGGTGGCGACGACGTCGTCGGCTTCTACCACTCGCACCCGACCGGCCCGCCCGAACCGAGCGCGACCGACGTCGCGGACGCCACCTGGGAGGGCTACGCCTACCTCATCTGCTCGCTCGATCCGACGATCACCCTCGGCGTCTGGCGCTGGACTGGCGATCGGTTCGTCCGCGAGCGGGTTCGATCCGGCCTGCGGGGGTCGAGAACGCGCGAGTGCTGA
- a CDS encoding ABC transporter substrate-binding protein: MRVVTTLPSATELVCALGIEPVGVSHECDYPPRVEDYPRVTRSTIDASGTSAEIDEQVLDAQAHGGVYDVDVEALDRLDPDVVITQDVCDVCAVDERVVAAAVDEIDADPALVPIDAHRIGEVLDDLERLGDLLDRPDRAASVRADLESRLDAVRDAAPEPDERPRVVVFDWTDPVMVAAHWVPELVEIAGGRYELAEAGTDARPRQWEEIVDYDPEVAIVAPCGFDLAQTAANLSDLTDREGWDELTAVETGQVYAIDGHHYLNRPGPRLVDAAERLARVIHPDRFGDATDPGDLAVPVETLRRRVDA, encoded by the coding sequence ATGCGAGTCGTGACGACGCTTCCCTCGGCGACGGAGCTAGTTTGTGCCCTCGGAATCGAGCCGGTGGGCGTCTCACACGAGTGCGATTATCCGCCGCGAGTCGAAGACTACCCGCGCGTAACGCGATCGACGATCGACGCGAGCGGGACGAGCGCGGAGATCGACGAGCAGGTGCTCGACGCCCAGGCCCACGGCGGCGTCTACGACGTCGACGTCGAGGCGCTCGACCGGCTCGATCCGGACGTCGTGATCACCCAGGACGTCTGCGACGTCTGTGCCGTCGACGAGCGCGTCGTCGCGGCGGCCGTCGACGAGATCGACGCCGATCCGGCGCTGGTCCCGATCGACGCCCACCGGATCGGGGAGGTGCTGGACGACCTGGAGCGTCTCGGCGACCTGCTCGATCGGCCCGATCGCGCCGCCTCCGTTCGCGCCGACCTCGAATCCCGGCTGGACGCCGTCCGAGACGCCGCGCCGGAGCCCGACGAGCGCCCGCGCGTCGTCGTCTTCGACTGGACGGACCCGGTGATGGTGGCCGCCCACTGGGTGCCCGAACTCGTCGAGATCGCGGGCGGTCGGTACGAGCTCGCCGAGGCGGGCACCGACGCCCGACCCCGCCAGTGGGAGGAGATCGTCGACTACGACCCAGAGGTGGCGATCGTCGCCCCCTGCGGGTTCGACCTCGCCCAGACCGCGGCGAACTTGTCCGACCTCACCGACCGGGAGGGCTGGGACGAACTCACCGCGGTCGAAACGGGCCAGGTCTACGCGATCGACGGCCACCACTACCTGAATCGCCCCGGCCCGCGGCTGGTCGACGCCGCCGAACGGCTGGCGCGCGTTATCCACCCCGACCGGTTCGGAGACGCCACCGATCCGGGCGACCTCGCGGTCCCGGTCGAGACCCTCCGCCGGCGCGTCGACGCCTGA